The Alosa sapidissima isolate fAloSap1 chromosome 5, fAloSap1.pri, whole genome shotgun sequence genome has a window encoding:
- the LOC121709334 gene encoding acidic fibroblast growth factor intracellular-binding protein B-like isoform X6 has translation MSVELDVFVGNNTIMDEDVYQLWLDGYAVNDAVRLRMETGALRDCDVSSDVVHSDTMDQFRTFHMCEKLLHCPAKLGNQLLFQIPPQKQAMMIERYYQFDSAFAREVLGKKLSKGVKKDLDDISSKTGIGVKSCRRQFDNFKRVFKVVEELKGPLVDNVKRHFLLSDSLAKDYAAIVFFANSRFETGKRKLQYLSFQDFAFCAGQLISYWTVGAVDNMMEDMDVDLEKEFLHNLKDLKVLINDKDLLDQHKS, from the exons ATGTCGGTGGAGCTGGATGTGTTTGTGGGAAACAACACGATCATGGATGAGGACGTCTACCAACTTTGGCTGGATGGATATGCAG tGAATGATGCTGTGCGACTGCGTATGGAGACGGGGGCGTTGCGTGACTGTGACGTGAGCTCAGACGTGGTGCACAGCGACACCATGGACCAGTTCCGAACCTTCCACATGTGTGAGAAGCTGCTGCACTGCCCGgccaaactgggcaaccagctgCTCTTCCAGATCCCTCCGCAGAAACAGGCCATGATGATAGAGAG GTACTATCAGTTCGACAGCGCCTTTGCCAGGGAGGTGCTGGGCAAGAAGCTGTCCAAGGGTGTGAAGAAGGACCTGGACGACATCAGCTCCAAGACCGGCATCGGCGTGAAGAGCTGCAGACGGCAG TTTGACAACTTCAAACGAGTGTTCAAAGTGGTGGAGGAGCTCAAGGGCCCCCTAGTGGACAATGTGAAGCGTCACTTCCTGCTCTCTGATTCTCTGGCCAA GGATTATGCTGCCATCGTGTTCTTCGCCAACAGTCGATTTGAGACGGGCAAGAGGAAGCTCCAGTACCTGTCCTTCCAGGACTTCGCCTTCTGCGCCGGGCAGCTCATCAGCTACTGGACCGTGGGCGCTGTTG ATAACATGATGGAGGACATGGACGTGGATCTGGAGAAGGAGTTTCTGCACAACCTGAAAGATCTGAAGGTCCTCATCAATGACAAGGACTTGCTGGACCAACACAAGAG TTAA
- the fosl1b gene encoding fos-related antigen 2, translating to MPGLSGNFPNPHGSGESMLISGPNQTCAGLLQTSSGQTPCETAQTQQVQQKVTGPTMSSPTLDVITSSQDLRWLLQSSLWTQPDSSWQTLASFMPHEEPIGRPPGPRPSCCHARPRCPGATGKTRTKVAGRLDDKVSQEEAERRRLRRERNRMAAAKCRNPPPRAHRHPAERE from the exons ATGCCTGGACTGAG TGGGAATTTTCCAAATCCTCACGGGAGTGGAGAGAGCATGTTAATCTCCGGCCCAAATCAGACCTGTGCTGGACTTCTGCAAACTTCTTCGGGACAAACCCCGTGTGAAACTGCGCAGACGCAACAGGTGCAACAG AAGGTTACGGGGCCAACCATGTCAAGTCCCACTCTGGATGTCATCACATCCAGCCAAGACCTCCGCTGGCTTCTGCAGTCCTCTCTCTGGACCCAGCCCGACTCTTCATGGCAGACGCTGGCCTCGTTTATGCCCCACGAGGAGCCCATCGGTCGTCCTCCGGGCCCGAGACCCAGCTGCTGCCACGCACGCCCACGCTGTCCCGGTGCCACGGGCAAAACAAGGACAAAGGTTGCGGGCCGTCTGGATGACAAA gtGTCTCAGGAGGAGGCAGAGCGGAGGAGGCTACGCAGGGAGCGTAACCGCATGGCTGCTGCCAAGTGTCGAAACCCGCCGCCGCGAGCTCACCGACACCCTGCAGAGC GAGAGTGA
- the LOC121709334 gene encoding acidic fibroblast growth factor intracellular-binding protein B-like isoform X4 has protein sequence MSVELDVFVGNNTIMDEDVYQLWLDGYAVNDAVRLRMETGALRDCDVSSDVVHSDTMDQFRTFHMCEKLLHCPAKLGNQLLFQIPPQKQAMMIERYYQFDSAFAREVLGKKLSKGVKKDLDDISSKTGIGVKSCRRQFDNFKRVFKVVEELKGPLVDNVKRHFLLSDSLAKDYAAIVFFANSRFETGKRKLQYLSFQDFAFCAGQLISYWTVGAVDNMMEDMDVDLEKEFLHNLKDLKVLINDKDLLDQHKSSLNRAGPTSGLWGICVSSSLTTQAQRTCSKHSGLSPSGIATWASLRAAS, from the exons ATGTCGGTGGAGCTGGATGTGTTTGTGGGAAACAACACGATCATGGATGAGGACGTCTACCAACTTTGGCTGGATGGATATGCAG tGAATGATGCTGTGCGACTGCGTATGGAGACGGGGGCGTTGCGTGACTGTGACGTGAGCTCAGACGTGGTGCACAGCGACACCATGGACCAGTTCCGAACCTTCCACATGTGTGAGAAGCTGCTGCACTGCCCGgccaaactgggcaaccagctgCTCTTCCAGATCCCTCCGCAGAAACAGGCCATGATGATAGAGAG GTACTATCAGTTCGACAGCGCCTTTGCCAGGGAGGTGCTGGGCAAGAAGCTGTCCAAGGGTGTGAAGAAGGACCTGGACGACATCAGCTCCAAGACCGGCATCGGCGTGAAGAGCTGCAGACGGCAG TTTGACAACTTCAAACGAGTGTTCAAAGTGGTGGAGGAGCTCAAGGGCCCCCTAGTGGACAATGTGAAGCGTCACTTCCTGCTCTCTGATTCTCTGGCCAA GGATTATGCTGCCATCGTGTTCTTCGCCAACAGTCGATTTGAGACGGGCAAGAGGAAGCTCCAGTACCTGTCCTTCCAGGACTTCGCCTTCTGCGCCGGGCAGCTCATCAGCTACTGGACCGTGGGCGCTGTTG ATAACATGATGGAGGACATGGACGTGGATCTGGAGAAGGAGTTTCTGCACAACCTGAAAGATCTGAAGGTCCTCATCAATGACAAGGACTTGCTGGACCAACACAAGAG ttcATTGAACCGTGCAGGTCCGACAAGTGGTCTGTGGGGGATCTgcgtctcttcctctctcactacTCAAGCACAGCGCACATGCTCGAAacattcag GTTTGAGCCCATCTGGGATCGCTACATGGGCGTCATTAAGAGCTGCATCCTGA
- the LOC121709334 gene encoding acidic fibroblast growth factor intracellular-binding protein B-like isoform X3, with product MSVELDVFVGNNTIMDEDVYQLWLDGYAVNDAVRLRMETGALRDCDVSSDVVHSDTMDQFRTFHMCEKLLHCPAKLGNQLLFQIPPQKQAMMIERYYQFDSAFAREVLGKKLSKGVKKDLDDISSKTGIGVKSCRRQFDNFKRVFKVVEELKGPLVDNVKRHFLLSDSLAKDYAAIVFFANSRFETGKRKLQYLSFQDFAFCAGQLISYWTVGAVDNMMEDMDVDLEKEFLHNLKDLKVLINDKDLLDQHKSLVCAQLRGKIKVFSEMEANFKTLSRALVNIAAKLTHSKDVRDLFIDLVEKV from the exons ATGTCGGTGGAGCTGGATGTGTTTGTGGGAAACAACACGATCATGGATGAGGACGTCTACCAACTTTGGCTGGATGGATATGCAG tGAATGATGCTGTGCGACTGCGTATGGAGACGGGGGCGTTGCGTGACTGTGACGTGAGCTCAGACGTGGTGCACAGCGACACCATGGACCAGTTCCGAACCTTCCACATGTGTGAGAAGCTGCTGCACTGCCCGgccaaactgggcaaccagctgCTCTTCCAGATCCCTCCGCAGAAACAGGCCATGATGATAGAGAG GTACTATCAGTTCGACAGCGCCTTTGCCAGGGAGGTGCTGGGCAAGAAGCTGTCCAAGGGTGTGAAGAAGGACCTGGACGACATCAGCTCCAAGACCGGCATCGGCGTGAAGAGCTGCAGACGGCAG TTTGACAACTTCAAACGAGTGTTCAAAGTGGTGGAGGAGCTCAAGGGCCCCCTAGTGGACAATGTGAAGCGTCACTTCCTGCTCTCTGATTCTCTGGCCAA GGATTATGCTGCCATCGTGTTCTTCGCCAACAGTCGATTTGAGACGGGCAAGAGGAAGCTCCAGTACCTGTCCTTCCAGGACTTCGCCTTCTGCGCCGGGCAGCTCATCAGCTACTGGACCGTGGGCGCTGTTG ATAACATGATGGAGGACATGGACGTGGATCTGGAGAAGGAGTTTCTGCACAACCTGAAAGATCTGAAGGTCCTCATCAATGACAAGGACTTGCTGGACCAACACAAGAG TTTGGTGTGTGCCCAGTTAAGAGGGAAGATAAAAGTCTTCAGTGAAATGGAGGCAAACTTTAAG ACCCTCTCCAGGGCTCTGGTCAACATCGCTGCCAAGCTCACCCACTCCAAAGACGTGCGGGACCTGTTCATAGACCTCGTGGAGAAG GTTTGA
- the LOC121709334 gene encoding acidic fibroblast growth factor intracellular-binding protein B-like isoform X1 codes for MSVELDVFVGNNTIMDEDVYQLWLDGYAVNDAVRLRMETGALRDCDVSSDVVHSDTMDQFRTFHMCEKLLHCPAKLGNQLLFQIPPQKQAMMIERYYQFDSAFAREVLGKKLSKGVKKDLDDISSKTGIGVKSCRRQFDNFKRVFKVVEELKGPLVDNVKRHFLLSDSLAKDYAAIVFFANSRFETGKRKLQYLSFQDFAFCAGQLISYWTVGAVDNMMEDMDVDLEKEFLHNLKDLKVLINDKDLLDQHKSLVCAQLRGKIKVFSEMEANFKTLSRALVNIAAKLTHSKDVRDLFIDLVEKFIEPCRSDKWSVGDLRLFLSHYSSTAHMLETFRFEPIWDRYMGVIKSCILKMYHD; via the exons ATGTCGGTGGAGCTGGATGTGTTTGTGGGAAACAACACGATCATGGATGAGGACGTCTACCAACTTTGGCTGGATGGATATGCAG tGAATGATGCTGTGCGACTGCGTATGGAGACGGGGGCGTTGCGTGACTGTGACGTGAGCTCAGACGTGGTGCACAGCGACACCATGGACCAGTTCCGAACCTTCCACATGTGTGAGAAGCTGCTGCACTGCCCGgccaaactgggcaaccagctgCTCTTCCAGATCCCTCCGCAGAAACAGGCCATGATGATAGAGAG GTACTATCAGTTCGACAGCGCCTTTGCCAGGGAGGTGCTGGGCAAGAAGCTGTCCAAGGGTGTGAAGAAGGACCTGGACGACATCAGCTCCAAGACCGGCATCGGCGTGAAGAGCTGCAGACGGCAG TTTGACAACTTCAAACGAGTGTTCAAAGTGGTGGAGGAGCTCAAGGGCCCCCTAGTGGACAATGTGAAGCGTCACTTCCTGCTCTCTGATTCTCTGGCCAA GGATTATGCTGCCATCGTGTTCTTCGCCAACAGTCGATTTGAGACGGGCAAGAGGAAGCTCCAGTACCTGTCCTTCCAGGACTTCGCCTTCTGCGCCGGGCAGCTCATCAGCTACTGGACCGTGGGCGCTGTTG ATAACATGATGGAGGACATGGACGTGGATCTGGAGAAGGAGTTTCTGCACAACCTGAAAGATCTGAAGGTCCTCATCAATGACAAGGACTTGCTGGACCAACACAAGAG TTTGGTGTGTGCCCAGTTAAGAGGGAAGATAAAAGTCTTCAGTGAAATGGAGGCAAACTTTAAG ACCCTCTCCAGGGCTCTGGTCAACATCGCTGCCAAGCTCACCCACTCCAAAGACGTGCGGGACCTGTTCATAGACCTCGTGGAGAAG ttcATTGAACCGTGCAGGTCCGACAAGTGGTCTGTGGGGGATCTgcgtctcttcctctctcactacTCAAGCACAGCGCACATGCTCGAAacattcag GTTTGAGCCCATCTGGGATCGCTACATGGGCGTCATTAAGAGCTGCATCCTGAAGATGTACCACGACTGA
- the LOC121709334 gene encoding acidic fibroblast growth factor intracellular-binding protein B-like isoform X5 translates to MSVELDVFVGNNTIMDEDVYQLWLDGYAVNDAVRLRMETGALRDCDVSSDVVHSDTMDQFRTFHMCEKLLHCPAKLGNQLLFQIPPQKQAMMIERYYQFDSAFAREVLGKKLSKGVKKDLDDISSKTGIGVKSCRRQFDNFKRVFKVVEELKGPLVDNVKRHFLLSDSLAKDYAAIVFFANSRFETGKRKLQYLSFQDFAFCAGQLISYWTVGAVDNMMEDMDVDLEKEFLHNLKDLKVLINDKDLLDQHKRFEPIWDRYMGVIKSCILKMYHD, encoded by the exons ATGTCGGTGGAGCTGGATGTGTTTGTGGGAAACAACACGATCATGGATGAGGACGTCTACCAACTTTGGCTGGATGGATATGCAG tGAATGATGCTGTGCGACTGCGTATGGAGACGGGGGCGTTGCGTGACTGTGACGTGAGCTCAGACGTGGTGCACAGCGACACCATGGACCAGTTCCGAACCTTCCACATGTGTGAGAAGCTGCTGCACTGCCCGgccaaactgggcaaccagctgCTCTTCCAGATCCCTCCGCAGAAACAGGCCATGATGATAGAGAG GTACTATCAGTTCGACAGCGCCTTTGCCAGGGAGGTGCTGGGCAAGAAGCTGTCCAAGGGTGTGAAGAAGGACCTGGACGACATCAGCTCCAAGACCGGCATCGGCGTGAAGAGCTGCAGACGGCAG TTTGACAACTTCAAACGAGTGTTCAAAGTGGTGGAGGAGCTCAAGGGCCCCCTAGTGGACAATGTGAAGCGTCACTTCCTGCTCTCTGATTCTCTGGCCAA GGATTATGCTGCCATCGTGTTCTTCGCCAACAGTCGATTTGAGACGGGCAAGAGGAAGCTCCAGTACCTGTCCTTCCAGGACTTCGCCTTCTGCGCCGGGCAGCTCATCAGCTACTGGACCGTGGGCGCTGTTG ATAACATGATGGAGGACATGGACGTGGATCTGGAGAAGGAGTTTCTGCACAACCTGAAAGATCTGAAGGTCCTCATCAATGACAAGGACTTGCTGGACCAACACAAGAG GTTTGAGCCCATCTGGGATCGCTACATGGGCGTCATTAAGAGCTGCATCCTGAAGATGTACCACGACTGA
- the LOC121709334 gene encoding acidic fibroblast growth factor intracellular-binding protein B-like isoform X2, translated as MSVELDVFVGNNTIMDEDVYQLWLDGYAVNDAVRLRMETGALRDCDVSSDVVHSDTMDQFRTFHMCEKLLHCPAKLGNQLLFQIPPQKQAMMIERYYQFDSAFAREVLGKKLSKGVKKDLDDISSKTGIGVKSCRRQFDNFKRVFKVVEELKGPLVDNVKRHFLLSDSLAKDYAAIVFFANSRFETGKRKLQYLSFQDFAFCAGQLISYWTVGAVDNMMEDMDVDLEKEFLHNLKDLKVLINDKDLLDQHKSLVCAQLRGKIKVFSEMEANFKFIEPCRSDKWSVGDLRLFLSHYSSTAHMLETFRFEPIWDRYMGVIKSCILKMYHD; from the exons ATGTCGGTGGAGCTGGATGTGTTTGTGGGAAACAACACGATCATGGATGAGGACGTCTACCAACTTTGGCTGGATGGATATGCAG tGAATGATGCTGTGCGACTGCGTATGGAGACGGGGGCGTTGCGTGACTGTGACGTGAGCTCAGACGTGGTGCACAGCGACACCATGGACCAGTTCCGAACCTTCCACATGTGTGAGAAGCTGCTGCACTGCCCGgccaaactgggcaaccagctgCTCTTCCAGATCCCTCCGCAGAAACAGGCCATGATGATAGAGAG GTACTATCAGTTCGACAGCGCCTTTGCCAGGGAGGTGCTGGGCAAGAAGCTGTCCAAGGGTGTGAAGAAGGACCTGGACGACATCAGCTCCAAGACCGGCATCGGCGTGAAGAGCTGCAGACGGCAG TTTGACAACTTCAAACGAGTGTTCAAAGTGGTGGAGGAGCTCAAGGGCCCCCTAGTGGACAATGTGAAGCGTCACTTCCTGCTCTCTGATTCTCTGGCCAA GGATTATGCTGCCATCGTGTTCTTCGCCAACAGTCGATTTGAGACGGGCAAGAGGAAGCTCCAGTACCTGTCCTTCCAGGACTTCGCCTTCTGCGCCGGGCAGCTCATCAGCTACTGGACCGTGGGCGCTGTTG ATAACATGATGGAGGACATGGACGTGGATCTGGAGAAGGAGTTTCTGCACAACCTGAAAGATCTGAAGGTCCTCATCAATGACAAGGACTTGCTGGACCAACACAAGAG TTTGGTGTGTGCCCAGTTAAGAGGGAAGATAAAAGTCTTCAGTGAAATGGAGGCAAACTTTAAG ttcATTGAACCGTGCAGGTCCGACAAGTGGTCTGTGGGGGATCTgcgtctcttcctctctcactacTCAAGCACAGCGCACATGCTCGAAacattcag GTTTGAGCCCATCTGGGATCGCTACATGGGCGTCATTAAGAGCTGCATCCTGAAGATGTACCACGACTGA
- the tmem223 gene encoding transmembrane protein 223 — MGLLCLLSGASGRSCFITRRILNVVQLRTLRTTAKNHMQKERPQWVFNSSIYTPQSQPSRQTYLRCLMGRWITFRSMCQLNECKLWTRSRKQHGQWIDTVSKDSRTGLSTFSTNTAVAKDIILFEHDRTRFFRFLAFFCGGQFLFWTYLAHFAFTALRDTRGGANEAKKVRTELGGWFSFDMNLGSNAWRFGFTVACLAIGGGIIGLGILFSRRSVSRVILHKGGGMVTVSTQSPLGMSNARSMTMPLSQVACHAHRHESPSFIPLKVKGQKFYFLLDKEGKINNVKLFDITVGAYRPF; from the exons ATGGGTTTGTTATGTCTGCTGTCTGGTGCCTCCGGTCGCTCGTGTTTTATCACTCGGCGAATCTTAAATGTTGTACAACTGAGGACTCTCAGGACAACTGCTAAGAATCATATGCAAAAAGAACGACCTCAGTGGGTGTTTAATTCTTCGATTTATACCCCACAGAGCCAGCCGTCACGCCAGACTTATCTTAGATGTTTAATGGGTCGGTGGATAACGTTCAGGAGCATGTGTCAGTTAAATGAGTGCAAACTATGGACCCGGTCGAGAAAGCAGCACGGACAATGGATTGACACTGTCAGTAAAGACTCAAGAACGGGACTTTCCACCTTTTCCACAAACACAGCTGTTGCCAAAGACATTATCTTGTTTGAGCATGACCGTACCAGATTCTTCAGATTTCTGGCTTTCTTCTGTGGGGGGCAGTTTCTTTTCTGGACATATTTAGCCCACTTCGCCTTCACTGCCCTGCGAGACACGAGGGGTGGTGCTAATGAGGCAAAGAAGGTTAGAACCGAACTTGGCGGATGGTTTAGTTTCGACATGAATTTAGGATCAAATGCATGGAGGTTTGGATTTACCGTAGCATGCCTGGCAATCG GTGGCGGAATAATTGGACTGGGCATTCTATTCTCCCGTCGCTCCGTCAGCCGTGTGATTCTGCACAAAGGTGGCGGGATGGTGACCGTGTCCACGCAGTCACCGCTTGGGATGAGTAATGCCAGGAGCATGACCATGCCCCTGTCTCAGGTGGCCTgccacgcacacaggcacgagTCCCCTTCTTTCATACCTctcaaggtcaaaggtcaaaaatTCTACTTCCTGCTCGACAAAGAAGGGAAGATAAACAATGTGAAACTTTTCGACATCACTGTTGGAGCATACAGACCCTTTTGA